A DNA window from Hydractinia symbiolongicarpus strain clone_291-10 chromosome 6, HSymV2.1, whole genome shotgun sequence contains the following coding sequences:
- the LOC130647257 gene encoding uncharacterized protein LOC130647257 has translation MAQKSFPNTEDIKAENERHKVVIQALSKELEDTKLNSKQTVDASKWLVQQNEILTKENRKLSIQLYHWRNNANDANDRLSRINSNKSKNAAEIFYDSSVKRITDMLLKENSMLINKWNEELKNKKGAEIIKQLDQTQEHVSSLKLELERKFKENRRLEQLLDEKVGFNSIHKELFRLQQKVSSLQKDNTELKSYLIQKHNVMEYLKAKFDALTTDLTKRFIKAYNEDETNFFSQLKGLEDEIPEFLTIPLSNDQGTNTDVMSIVGPDIEPVNLPTSQYSADSQCDSGLGTFSSGPFKISDFNAAKAEIFEMEKKYKILEVENNKLNLELSKSNSEIQNLKQFHNDLVDQVEKANKNNEVQSNEIASWTTALTQANNEARQFKMEMDEMENELNNCRTKLQDYENCKKENTKLKSIIQSQYDKLRELNSKQVGQTASSSYAREPLDEHQRHQFVPLGRGPPPSEPYITNSPMAGPQWMNMPKEIVVSDGPEVKRGHGTEEKRNPPTENSPVYKRNQSTPDLRQNVRSPTYMENLGISIRDNLYTCEHCNARMPSSLYWDHVRTCTNEQYNE, from the exons ATGGCACAAAAATCATTTCCAAACACAGAAGATATAAAAGCAGAAAATGAAAGACACAAGGTTGTTATTCAAGCATTGTCAAAAGAGTTAGAAGATACAAAATTAAACAGTAAACAAACTGTTGATGCAAGCAAATGGCTCGTACAGCAAAATGAAATTTTGACAAAAGAAAACCGTAAACTTAGTATACAGTTGTACCATTGGAGGAATAATGCTAATGATGCTAATGATCGACTTTCAAGAATAAATTCGAATAAATCAAAGAATGCAGCTGAAATTTTTTATGACTCTTCAGTTAAAAGAATAACTGATATGTTACTCAAAGAAAACAGTATGCTGATAAATAAATGGAATGAAGAGTTGAAAAACAAGAAGGGTGCAGAGATTATCAAACAGTTAGATCAAACACAGGAACATGTCTCTTCTCTAAAACTGGAGCTTGAAAGAAAGTTCAAAGAAAATAGACGACTAGAACAATTACTAGATGAAAAAGTTGGATTTAACTCTATTCACAAAGAACTATTTAGACTTCAACAAAAAGTTAGTTCTCTGCAGAAAGATAACACAGAACTAAAGTCTTATTTAATTCAGAAGCATAATGTGATGGaatatttaaaagcaaaatttgaTGCCCTAACCACAGATTTAACAAAGAGATTTATTAAGGCATATAATGAGGacgaaacaaacttttttagtCAGTTAAAAGGACTGGAGGATGAAATTCCAGAATTTCTCACAATACCTTTGAGCAATGACCAGGGCACAAATACAGATGTAATGTCAATTGTTGGACCAGACATTGAACCTGTAAATTTGCCAACATCACAGTACTCAGCTGATAGCCAGTGTGACTCTGGTTTGGGTACTTTTTCCAGCGGTCCATTCAAAATCTCGGACTTCAATGCTGCCAAGGCTGAAATCTTTGAgatggaaaaaaaatataaaattttggaagtgGAAAATAACAAATTGAATTTAGAATTATCGAAAAGTAACAGTGAAATACAAAATCTGAAGCAGTTTCATAATGATCTTGTTGACCAAGTGGAGAAagcaaataagaataatgaagTACAATCTAATGAAATTGCATCCTGGACAACAGCA cTTACACAAGCTAATAATGAGGCTCGACAATTTAAAATGGAAATGGATGAAATGGAAAATGAGTTAAACAATTGTCGTACGAAACTTCAAGATTATGAAAACTGTAAGAAGGAAAATACAAAACTCAAATCCATTATACAAAGTCAATATGATAAGCTAAGAGAG ttaaacTCAAAGCAGGTTGGACAGACTGCATCATCAAGTTATGCAAGGGAGCCATTGGACGAACATCAGAGACATCAATTTGTACCATTG GGTCGTGGTCCACCTCCATCGGAACCTTATATTACAAATTCTCCTATGGCTGGCCCGCAATGGATGAATATGCCAAAAGAAATCGTAGTTTCTGATGGTCCAGAAGTAAAACGAGGACATGgtacagaagaaaaaagaaatcctCCCACAGAAAACTCTCCAGTGTATAAACGTAACCAGTCAACACCTGATTTGCGACAAAATGTTAGATCTCCAACTTATATGGAAAACTTAGGCATTTCTATACGTGATAACTTGTATACTTGTGAACATTGTAATGCCAGAATGCCGTCTTCATTGTATTGGGATCATGTAAGGACTTGTACTAACGAGCAATACAACGAATAA
- the LOC130647453 gene encoding uncharacterized protein K02A2.6-like, with the protein MGNSLKKTQVRFARKIDRWIPFARLIPKISEEKDNRDKSVGSEKPSNQCINVVKFIILIGHCDICVASRARGAYMPSDIAFAFIFCYGSVGHCLVDRKMDLKKRYYSIISAYPLRELATETCCVYIMARAVDISCPPHFDTNGDVTSLGTRWKRWRNGFDLYLVAAGITDNTQKKALLLHCAGEDLRELFDTLPEPEAADGQNDYVKACTALDTYFLPKKNKRYERHVFRTCAQKESESISQYVTRLRTLAKTCEFRDIDDEIVDQVIEKCTSRKLRKRLLKESELTLVKLCDIATIMEAADHQVAQYTKSTLSRNQEDEDSEQDDVNFISRKIKRTGLRKSGIAKTPPTIHTGPSQNNQPYCYRCGKKDHRADKCIVTKGKSCHKCGIQGHFSNVCRSTKATVRYVTADTSSSDDDFVLAIDNDPNCPNHKNSMYPVDVDGQRVNVLIDSGSTINVISKSTLSALKLKSPILPYHKKVFAFGASSPLKVNGCIWVVVGAGEKVVSTRFVVVPQSSVTILGVETACKLDLLRVGPGGTMNDKVNHISTSEDGVLKQLLCNYGDRFEGLGKLKDVNLKIQIDPTVTPVAQKARRLPILMQQQLDMELEKLLELGVIEPIESPPSWVNPLVIVPKKTPSDGIRMCVDMRVANTAVIREPYQIPTLEEVLHEFNGCTVFTKLDLNKGYHQIALDEASRDLTAFATHRGIFRFTRLIYGIASAAEQYQRELELALSGLSKVRNISDDIIIGGTSNQDLLDRMQCVFERLREKNLTVNLKKCEFLKTELIYMGHKLSKDGIAPDERKVRAIADLKPPTNVKELQSFLGMVTYCSKFLSHFSTVTAPLRQLLSKDTKWSWGDAQRQAFNDLKIMLLSSATLAYYQPNAYTEIFTDASPVGLGAVIMQRQPDGILKPIGYASRSLLNAETRYSQIEKECLAILFAIERFRIYLYGIEFVVKTDHKPLVTMFSPRRKQLPPRIERWVMRLMPYAFKVEYHPGRTNGADYLSRSNPMQDNTPSHRMTEEFVNFIQSKQLPVAIPKKDIRDAQNDDPAIALIKKHLASGTIPKLDVIREYYPSRLQLSIVNDILMFANKIVIPPTLRESIISIAHEGHQGQVRTKQRLRKKVWWPRMGSSVEAHIKSCHGCQVTAGAQIKTPVVMTEIPDSAWLMLGCDLCGPFPTGEHLLVCIDYYSRYPEVELIRRITAANIVDKLRKMFCRYGAPEIIVTDNGPQFRSNTDFATLMKEFGVEHRKVTPYHPEANGEVERFNRNLKKTIQAAIAENQNWRTALQNYLLAYRTTPHATTGATPAELLFNRPVKDKLPASTTSSKNTMSVVKNRDRIQKERIAKYADKRNNARSHVIQPGQKVLVANQSTHRNKFTPRWRDEPCTVTAVKGNAIFIEDVTTDSATESSDDDFDLPPTVNDPGNETDLTSSDDTVVTESPSSDETIAYGEEEVNDEELFVPNRNTRTRNVKPPPRFKDFVTA; encoded by the exons AtgggaaattctttaaaaaagacaCAGGTCCGCTTTGCACGTAAAATTGATCGCTG gATTCCCTTTGCAAGGTTAATTCCCAAAATTAGCGAGGAAAAAGATAATCGAGACAAGTCAGTTGGCAGCGAGAAGC CTAGTAACCAATGTATCAATGTTGTTAAATTCATTATCCTAATTGGGCACTGTGATATCTGCGTTGCCTCTCGCGCACGCGGAGCTTACATGCCTTCCGACATCGCCtttgcttttatattttgttacggATCTGTAGGTCATTGTTTAGTAGATCGTAAGATGGACCTGAAAA AACGATATTATTCAATTATTTCTGCTTACCCACTTCGAGAGCTAGCCACAGAGACGTGTTGTGTTTACATTATGGCTAGGGCAGTGGACATCAGTTGTCCTCCACACTTTGATACAAATGGCGACGTTACTAGTCTAGGCACCCGCTGGAAGAGGTGGAGAAATGGGTTTGACCTGTATTTAGTAGCTGCAGGTATTACCGATAACACCCAGAAGAAAGCTCTTCTGTTACACTGTGCGGGTGAAGATTTACGTGAACTTTTTGACACGTTACCTGAGCCAGAGGCCGCAGATGGCCAAAATGATTATGTTAAAGCATGCACTGCATTAGATACATATTTTCTTCCGAAGAAAAACAAACGCTACGAACGTCATGTATTTCGTACATGTGCCCAAAAGGAGTCAGAATCTATCTCACAATATGTCACACGTTTGCGAACACTGGCGAAAACATGTGAGTTCAGAGACATAGATGACGAGATAGTTGATCAAGTTATTGAAAAATGTACATCACGTAAACTCCGAAAACGCCTTTTAAAGGAGAGTGAGTTAACTTTGGTAAAACTATGCGACATTGCAACAATAATGGAAGCTGCTGATCACCAAGTGGCACAGTATACCAAATCGACTCTTAGTCGCAACCAAGAAGATGAAGATTCTGAGCAAGATGATGTAAATTTTATCTCAAGAAAGATAAAACGCACCGGTCTAAGAAAAAGTGGAATTGCTAAAACACCACCTACAATTCACACAGGACCGTCGCAGAATAATCAACCGTACTGTTACCGGTGTGGTAAAAAAGATCATCGTGCAGACAAATGCATTGTTACAAAAGGAAAGTCTTGTCACAAATGCGGAATACAGGGACATTTTAGCAATGTATGTCGATCAACTAAGGCAACTGTTCGCTATGTCACTGCTGATACCTCCTCCTCGGATGATGATTTTGTGTTAGCCATCGACAATGACCCTAACTGTCCCAACCATAAAAATTCCATGTACCCAGTAGATGTAGATGGACAACGTGTCAATGTGCTCATAGACAGTGGAAGTACCATCAATGTAATCAGCAAAAGCACCCTTAGTGCACTAAAATTAAAGTCACCTATCCTTCCATACCACAAGAAAGTTTTTGCTTTTGGTGCGTCGTCACCGCTCAAAGTTAATGGCTGCATATGGGTTGTCGTTGGTGCTGGAGAGAAAGTCGTGTCTACCAGATTTGTTGTTGTACCACAATCTTCTGTCACCATATTGGGTGTGGAAACTGCTTGCAAATTGGACCTACTCCGAGTTGGCCCAGGTGGAACCATGAACGACAAGGTGAACCACATCTCTACCTCCGAGGACGGTGTATTAAAACAACTGCTTTGCAATTATGGTGACAGGTTTGAGGGCCTTGGAAAACTGAAAGATGTCAACCTCAAAATCCAAATAGATCCCACGGTAACTCCAGTCGCACAGAAAGCCAGACGTCTACCGATCCTAATGCAGCAACAACTGGACATGGAATTAGAAAAACTCTTAGAACTCGGTGTCATCGAGCCCATAGAATCACCACCATCATGGGTTAATCCCCTTGTGATCGTACCTAAGAAAACACCTTCTGATGGCATACGTATGTGTGTTGACATGCGTGTTGCAAACACCGCAGTCATAAGAGAACCGTATCAGATACCAACTCTGGAAGAAGTGCTGCATGAGTTCAACGGGTGCACAGTGTTCACAAAGCTGGACCTGAACAAGGGATACCACCAAATTGCTCTAGACGAGGCTAGCAGAGACCTTACGGCCTTTGCAACACACCGTGGTATATTCAGATTCACAAGGCTGATATATGGAATCGCCTCTGCCGCTGAACAGTATCAACGAGAATTGGAACTTGCACTATCAGGACTATCTAAAGTACGTAACATCTCAGATGATATCATTATTGGTGGCACTAGTAATCAAGATCTACTGGATCGCATGCAATGCGTATTTGAGCGTCTCCGAGAGAAAAATCTCACAGTAAACCTAAAGAAATGCGAGTTTCTGAAGACTGAGCTTATCTACATGGGTCACAAGTTGTCAAAAGATGGAATTGCACCGGATGAGAGGAAAGTACGAGCTATAGCTGACCTCAAACCACCAACTAATGTGAAAGAATTGCAATCCTTTCTCGGCATGGTGACATACTGCTCCAAATTCTTATCACACTTCTCAACTGTGACTGCACCATTGCGTCAACTACTCAGCAAAGACACCAAATGGAGCTGGGGTGATGCGCAACGACAAGCGTTCAATGATCTTAAGATCATGCTGTTATCCAGTGCGACACTTGCTTACTATCAACCTAACGCATACACCGAAATCTTTACTGATGCATCCCCTGTTGGGCTTGGCGCAGTTATAATGCAACGTCAGCCAGATGGTATCTTAAAACCAATTGGATATGCCAGTCGCTCACTACTAAATGCAGAAACAAGATATAGCCAGATTGAAAAGGAGTGCTTGGCTATCCTATTTGCAATAGAGCGGTTTCGAATCTATCTTTATGGTATAGAATTTGTTGTTAAAACCGACCACAAGCCGCTAGTGACAATGTTCTCCCCTCGTAGGAAACAGCTTCCACCACGCATTGAACGCTGGGTTATGAGACTCATGCCATACGCATTCAAGGTTGAGTATCACCCAGGCAGAACCAATGGAGCAGATTACCTGTCACGGTCAAACCCGATGCAAGACAATACACCATCGCACCGAATGACTGAGGAATTTGTCAACTTTATTCAAAGTAAACAACTACCAGTTGCCATACCAAAGAAAGACATTCGTGATGCACAGAATGATGATCCTGCCATTGCCCTCATTAAGAAACACCTTGCATCTGGAACCATTCCAAAATTGGATGTTATTAGAGAGTATTATCCCTCACGTTTGCAACTATCCATTGTCAATGACATTCTCATGTTTGCCAACAAAATTGTCATCCCGCCAACCCTGCGAGAAAGCATCATCTCCATTGCACATGAAGGACATCAGGGACAAGTACGCACAAAACAACGTCTGCGGAAAAAAGTATGGTGGCCACGCATGGGCTCCTCGGTTGAAGCCCACATTAAGTCATGTCATGGATGTCAAGTCACCGCTGGTGCACAAATCAAAACTCCAGTAGTAATGACAGAAATACCTGATTCAGCTTGGTTGATGTTGGGTTGTGACCTTTGCGGTCCGTTCCCTACTGGTGAACACCTGCTAGTATGCATTGACTATTACAGCAGATATCCCGAGGTAGAGCTTATCCGCCGAATAACTGCTGCTAATATCGTTGACAAACTTCGTAAAATGTTTTGTCGTTATGGTGCGCCAGAGATAATAGTGACCGACAATGGACCACAATTCCGGAGCAATACAGATTTCGCTACTTTGATGAAAGAATTTGGGGTGGAGCACCGCAAAGTTACCCCATATCATCCTGAGGCAAATGGTGAGGTTGAAAGGTTCAACAGAAATCTGAAGAAAACCATCCAAGCTGCAATTGCTGAAAATCAGAACTGGCGAACTGCCCTCCAGAATTACCTATTAGCATACCGTACCACACCGCACGCAACCACTGGTGCCACTCCTGCAGAGCTTCTGTTTAACAGACCGGTTAAAGACAAGCTACCAGCCTCAACCACAAGTTCCAAAAACACCATGTCTGTCGTTAAAAACCGAGACCGCATCCAAAAAGAGAGAATCGCGAAATATGCAGACAAACGCAACAATGCTCGCAGTCATGTCATCCAACCTGGGCAAAAGGTTCTCGTGGCCAATCAGTCAACACATCGCAACAAATTTACCCCTAGATGGCGCGATGAACCTTGTACTGTTACTGCTGTAAAAGGAAATGCAATTTTCATTGAAGACG TGACAACCGATTCTGCAACAGAAAGCTCTGATGACGATTTTGACCTGCCACCAACTGTAAACGACCCTGGGAACGAAACCGACTTGACGTCATCTGATGATACCGTTGTCACAGAAAGCCCATCCAGTGACGAGACCATTGCGTATGGCGAGGAAGAGGTGAATGATGAAGAACTCTTCGTTCCAAATAGAAACACACGTACTCGAAACGTTAAACCACCACCTCGTTTCAAAGATTTCGTTACTGCGTAA